Proteins encoded by one window of Gemmatimonadota bacterium:
- a CDS encoding SDR family NAD(P)-dependent oxidoreductase yields MVDYRNLFDMTGRNALVVGAGSGIGRCSAMCLAQFGAHVVCADVQQAAAETVSNEIRANDGSAEPARVDMRDTGQIRQILDRVPPPDALVSTPSVNIRKPLLEYTDEEYDRVVDLNLKGTFRLVREVARTMTENNGGSIIVFSSIRSQVVEPGQGVYAATKSGVILMIRALAAELADKGIRANAIAPGVVDTPLTAQIKQHPDWHAAYADKTMLRRWAKPEEIAGAVLYLASDASSYTTGSVMFVDGGWTAADGRFDPFAG; encoded by the coding sequence ATGGTCGACTACAGAAACCTCTTCGATATGACGGGCCGTAACGCGCTGGTCGTCGGCGCGGGCAGCGGAATCGGCCGGTGCTCGGCCATGTGCCTGGCCCAGTTCGGCGCCCACGTGGTGTGCGCGGATGTTCAGCAGGCGGCGGCGGAAACCGTCTCCAACGAGATACGTGCGAACGATGGCTCCGCCGAACCGGCACGGGTCGATATGCGCGATACAGGCCAGATCCGGCAGATCCTCGACCGGGTTCCTCCCCCTGACGCGCTCGTCAGCACACCCAGCGTGAACATACGCAAACCACTCCTCGAGTACACAGACGAGGAATATGACCGGGTCGTCGACCTCAACCTGAAGGGGACCTTCCGCCTGGTACGCGAAGTCGCCCGGACCATGACCGAAAACAACGGGGGCAGCATCATCGTGTTCTCGAGTATTCGATCCCAGGTGGTGGAGCCCGGCCAGGGAGTCTACGCAGCGACCAAGTCCGGCGTGATCCTCATGATACGCGCATTGGCGGCCGAACTCGCCGACAAGGGGATACGTGCCAACGCCATCGCGCCCGGCGTAGTCGACACGCCGCTGACGGCCCAGATCAAACAGCATCCGGACTGGCACGCCGCCTACGCCGACAAGACCATGCTCCGGCGCTGGGCCAAACCCGAAGAAATCGCGGGGGCCGTACTTTACCTGGCTTCGGACGCCAGCTCCTATACCACCGGTTCGGTCATGTTCGTGGACGGTGGCTGGACGGCGGCGGACGGACGTTTCGACCCCTTCGCAGGATAG
- a CDS encoding AEC family transporter has product MPFLNILLDIIAPIFVLISLGYLFQKKWHFDLQPLTRVLLYLVMPATLVVSLTQSELSADFVWDTSVFCLLMLVALYVLSLAGSLIMRYRKEMKQAFSLSVMYYNSGNYGFPASELAFPTLGLAVQSIVLAVQNFLVFTLGLFFVSVGRISARRAFLQSFKMPFVYALVLAFAIRNFGLQLPGFVWLPIEYLAEALVPMALVTLGMQLARTRITQAWQASLASLVCRLVVSPLIGYGLVLLLDIDPRIAPILIVSTSYPTAINTVLIAMEFGSREDFAANAVFLSTVCSIVTVAVVIYLVR; this is encoded by the coding sequence ATGCCATTCCTGAACATCCTGCTCGACATCATCGCCCCGATTTTCGTCCTTATCTCCCTCGGCTACCTGTTTCAAAAGAAATGGCACTTCGATCTGCAGCCCCTGACGCGGGTCCTGCTGTACCTGGTCATGCCCGCGACCCTCGTCGTGTCCCTTACCCAGTCCGAACTCTCCGCCGATTTCGTCTGGGACACCAGCGTGTTCTGTCTCCTCATGCTGGTCGCGCTCTATGTACTGAGCCTGGCCGGTTCCCTGATCATGCGGTACCGGAAGGAAATGAAGCAGGCATTCAGCCTGTCGGTCATGTACTACAACAGCGGAAATTACGGCTTTCCGGCCAGCGAACTGGCCTTTCCCACGCTTGGCCTAGCCGTCCAGTCGATCGTCCTGGCTGTGCAGAACTTTCTCGTGTTTACCCTGGGCCTGTTCTTCGTCTCGGTTGGCCGCATTTCAGCCCGGAGGGCATTCCTGCAATCCTTCAAGATGCCCTTCGTCTACGCGCTGGTCCTGGCGTTCGCCATCCGCAACTTCGGCCTGCAACTCCCCGGATTTGTCTGGCTACCCATCGAGTACCTCGCCGAGGCGCTCGTTCCCATGGCCCTGGTCACCCTGGGCATGCAGTTGGCCAGGACCCGCATTACGCAGGCGTGGCAGGCCAGCCTGGCGTCCCTGGTATGCCGCCTGGTGGTTTCCCCCCTGATCGGCTACGGACTCGTGCTCCTGCTGGACATAGACCCGAGGATCGCCCCCATCCTGATCGTGTCCACCAGCTATCCCACCGCGATCAACACCGTGCTGATCGCGATGGAGTTCGGCAGCAGGGAGGATTTCGCGGCCAACGCCGTGTTCCTTTCCACCGTCTGCAGTATCGTAACGGTCGCGGTGGTGATTTACCTGGTCAGGTGA